A region from the Candidatus Hydrogenedens sp. genome encodes:
- a CDS encoding GNAT family N-acetyltransferase, translating into MSNTIKNEMGFDPNWKEKYSDMVVTPKEAVLRIQPGFRVFIGTGCAQPQRLVDALVARHADLADIEIVHLLTLGDAPYAQKDLINHFTVNSFFIAQNVRHIIQEGLGGYTPIFLSDIPRLFETGQLPLDAALIQVSPPDEDGMCSLGISVDIVKSAAENSRLVIAEVNPQMPRTMGDCFIHVHDIDYLVPVDEPLIEFPLAEPDDVTREIGQYIAGLIEDGATLELGIGRIPQAVLEFLGDKKDLGIHTEMLTDSIIEPIEKGIINGKRKTLDRGKIVASFAMGTKRLYEYLNNNPIFSFYPTEYVNDPFIISQQNKMVAINIALEVDLTGQVCADSMGSKFYSGIGGQVDFNRGAARSNGGKAIIALPSTAHNGEVSRIVCHLSEGAGVVTTRGDVHYVITEYGVAYLHGKNVQERALALISIAHPKFREKLLMEAIESKYIRPELTDFKNKIVIGPRDIRTTYICDDGTSVTIRAIHPTDEPRIRELFYSLSQESLYKRFMSRMKWVPRKQVQEFVYIDHRNEVSIVATVPDPDGEEIVAMGGYYLNPKTNRAEVAFVVQDEWQNRGIGSFLFRHLINIARRNGIAGFTAEVLRENKPMQAVFERSGLKVESQLHEGVYSYIMNFE; encoded by the coding sequence ATGAGTAATACAATAAAAAATGAAATGGGTTTTGACCCGAATTGGAAAGAAAAATATTCAGATATGGTAGTAACCCCTAAAGAAGCGGTGCTGCGTATTCAGCCAGGTTTCCGCGTGTTTATCGGCACAGGTTGCGCCCAGCCTCAGCGTTTGGTAGATGCACTGGTTGCAAGGCATGCAGACCTGGCAGATATAGAGATTGTGCATTTGCTGACTTTAGGTGATGCTCCATACGCACAGAAAGACCTGATTAATCATTTTACCGTAAACAGTTTCTTCATTGCCCAGAATGTCCGCCATATTATTCAGGAAGGATTGGGGGGATATACCCCTATATTTTTATCCGATATTCCTCGTTTATTTGAGACGGGGCAATTACCGTTAGATGCGGCACTTATTCAAGTTTCTCCACCGGATGAAGATGGTATGTGCAGTTTGGGGATTTCTGTAGATATTGTGAAAAGTGCAGCGGAAAATTCACGACTGGTTATTGCGGAAGTAAACCCACAAATGCCCAGAACGATGGGTGATTGTTTTATACATGTGCATGATATAGATTATCTTGTCCCTGTAGATGAACCGCTAATTGAATTTCCCTTAGCCGAGCCGGACGATGTTACCCGTGAGATTGGGCAATATATTGCAGGTTTAATAGAAGATGGAGCAACTCTGGAATTGGGAATAGGGCGTATCCCACAAGCAGTACTTGAGTTTTTGGGTGATAAAAAAGATTTGGGAATACACACCGAAATGTTAACGGATTCGATTATAGAACCGATAGAGAAAGGGATTATTAATGGCAAACGGAAAACTTTAGACCGCGGTAAAATCGTTGCCAGTTTTGCCATGGGGACGAAGCGACTTTATGAATATTTGAATAACAATCCCATATTTTCCTTCTATCCGACAGAATATGTGAACGACCCGTTTATTATTTCTCAGCAAAACAAGATGGTGGCGATTAATATTGCTCTGGAAGTAGATTTAACAGGGCAGGTGTGTGCTGATTCCATGGGGTCTAAATTTTACTCGGGTATAGGTGGACAGGTAGATTTTAATCGTGGAGCCGCTCGTTCTAACGGAGGTAAAGCTATTATTGCTTTGCCTTCTACCGCACACAATGGCGAGGTATCGCGAATTGTTTGTCATTTGAGTGAGGGTGCCGGGGTTGTAACGACCCGAGGCGATGTCCATTATGTTATCACCGAATATGGTGTAGCCTACTTACATGGGAAAAATGTTCAGGAGCGTGCTCTGGCTCTTATCAGTATTGCTCATCCAAAATTCCGTGAAAAATTGCTGATGGAAGCAATAGAATCAAAATACATTCGTCCTGAACTTACAGACTTTAAGAATAAGATTGTAATAGGTCCGAGAGACATCCGCACTACTTATATTTGTGATGATGGAACTTCTGTAACGATTCGTGCCATACATCCAACGGATGAACCGCGTATCCGCGAATTGTTCTACTCCTTATCACAGGAATCTTTATACAAACGGTTTATGAGCCGTATGAAATGGGTTCCTCGTAAGCAGGTGCAGGAATTTGTGTATATTGACCATCGTAATGAAGTATCTATTGTAGCAACGGTTCCTGACCCGGATGGAGAGGAAATTGTAGCGATGGGTGGTTATTATTTGAATCCGAAAACGAATCGTGCCGAGGTAGCCTTTGTTGTTCAGGATGAATGGCAAAATCGAGGGATTGGGTCATTCCTTTTCCGACACTTAATCAACATAGCCCGTCGCAATGGTATTGCAGGGTTTACCGCAGAGGTGTTACGAGAAAACAAGCCTATGCAGGCGGTGTTTGAACGGAGTGGTCTAAAGGTGGAATCGCAACTCCATGAAGGAGTTTACAGTTATATCATGAATTTTGAATAA
- a CDS encoding BsaWI family type II restriction enzyme, whose translation MKFENLKNLYLEKKKRYGIETYKHTSELLREAKEIHKQNWLKYSTPNGDHEQSWRAFKGKNLEKLIQYIITDEVEKLGLKVVNGNQLERSMNLSEELSQVKRNLAINYGEFGLHLPDVDIIIYNPTNYRVLAVISSKVTLRERIAQTGYWKFKLLQDEVTRHIKVYFITPDEDGTLTYKKPTKKGRAIVEVDLDGSYVLTEEKIQESSKVKLFEHFIDDLKKLLNNGE comes from the coding sequence ATGAAATTTGAAAATTTGAAAAACTTATATTTAGAAAAGAAAAAACGGTATGGTATAGAAACATATAAACATACCTCAGAATTATTAAGGGAGGCAAAAGAGATTCATAAACAGAACTGGTTGAAATATTCTACACCTAATGGAGACCACGAACAAAGTTGGCGAGCCTTCAAAGGAAAAAATTTAGAAAAATTAATTCAATATATTATCACAGATGAAGTCGAGAAATTAGGATTAAAAGTGGTTAATGGTAATCAGTTAGAAAGAAGCATGAATCTTTCAGAAGAGTTAAGTCAGGTAAAACGGAATTTGGCAATTAACTATGGAGAATTTGGTTTACATTTACCTGATGTAGATATAATCATATACAATCCAACGAATTATAGGGTGCTTGCTGTAATTTCGAGTAAGGTGACTTTAAGAGAGAGAATTGCCCAAACAGGATATTGGAAGTTTAAACTCCTTCAAGATGAAGTTACAAGGCATATCAAAGTGTATTTTATAACTCCCGATGAAGATGGTACATTAACATATAAGAAACCAACCAAGAAGGGTAGGGCAATAGTAGAAGTGGATTTAGATGGAAGTTATGTGTTAACTGAGGAAAAAATACAAGAGAGTAGCAAAGTTAAACTTTTCGAACATTTTATAGATGATTTAAAGAAATTGTTAAATAATGGGGAATAA
- a CDS encoding acetate--CoA ligase family protein encodes MLETLIRPKSIAVIGASRTPGKVGYSILSNLISSGYEGKVIPVNPSADEILGLKCYKTPKDAGIPVDFTIIVVPNKLVKSALEESHQAGAKSVCVITAGFKEVGPEGALLEKEIAQYCKEHRMRLLGPNCLGIINTENKMNASFATQMPRKGSISVISQSGALCTAILDWSVGRGVGLAKLISIGNKADISEIDLLQMLGEDEQTKVIACYLENIVRGEEFIKIAEQVASIKPVVILKVGTTQAGSRAASSHTGSLAGEDIAYGAAFRRAGVIRAETFESLFDYASALAMQPLPKGNRVAVITNAGGPGIMAADAVENSGLQVKPLQSEISSALKQKLPPAASVANPIDVLGDADPERYAMALNAALDDDTIDSVIVILTPQAMTQPAETARAIIKNLRGNKPVLAAFMGGADVMPARDELVLANLPDYPSPERAVYALKAMCDYSAWRRRPPRVVMRFPVNRRRIERIIRRQMREGSTFINEVDAKEILRAYDFYVPPGALARTDEEAVTIADRIGYPVAMKIVSPDIIHKSDIGGVRLNLSNPAQVRDAFDLMMLRVTRKMPNAKIQGVYVEKMAKQGREVILGMHRDPQFGPMLMFGLGGIFVEVMKDVSFYLAPITEEEALQMLVGTRSYTLLKGTRGQSAVDVHAIAQALQKMSQLATEFPGIHEIDINPFIVSEVGTPPTVADARMILGGLNISHE; translated from the coding sequence ATGCTTGAAACACTTATAAGACCTAAAAGTATTGCAGTAATCGGGGCATCGAGGACCCCGGGTAAAGTAGGATATTCCATATTAAGTAATTTAATTTCGTCCGGTTATGAAGGGAAGGTTATACCTGTAAATCCTTCCGCAGATGAGATTTTAGGTTTGAAATGTTATAAAACGCCCAAAGATGCAGGTATTCCTGTTGATTTCACTATTATTGTGGTTCCTAACAAATTGGTTAAATCGGCGTTGGAAGAATCCCATCAAGCAGGGGCCAAATCTGTTTGTGTTATTACGGCAGGTTTTAAGGAGGTTGGCCCCGAAGGTGCTTTATTAGAGAAAGAAATTGCTCAATATTGCAAAGAGCATCGAATGAGATTGTTAGGTCCGAACTGTTTGGGGATAATCAATACAGAAAATAAAATGAATGCTTCCTTTGCTACGCAAATGCCCCGAAAAGGTTCTATCTCTGTAATTTCACAATCCGGTGCTTTATGCACAGCCATACTGGACTGGTCTGTAGGGCGTGGGGTAGGTTTGGCTAAATTGATTAGCATTGGAAATAAGGCAGATATATCCGAAATTGATTTGTTACAGATGTTAGGAGAAGATGAACAGACGAAGGTTATTGCTTGTTATCTGGAAAATATTGTTCGGGGTGAAGAATTTATAAAGATTGCGGAACAAGTAGCCTCTATAAAACCTGTAGTCATTTTGAAAGTAGGGACAACACAAGCGGGTAGTCGAGCGGCTTCATCGCATACGGGTAGTCTTGCAGGAGAAGATATTGCTTATGGTGCGGCATTTCGTAGGGCGGGGGTTATTCGAGCGGAGACATTTGAATCTTTATTTGACTATGCTTCTGCGTTAGCAATGCAACCTTTACCTAAGGGAAATCGTGTTGCGGTAATAACAAATGCAGGTGGTCCGGGTATTATGGCGGCGGATGCCGTGGAAAATTCGGGTTTACAGGTGAAACCGTTGCAAAGTGAAATATCCTCAGCACTAAAACAAAAATTACCTCCCGCCGCGAGTGTTGCCAATCCGATTGATGTGTTAGGGGATGCCGACCCGGAACGCTATGCGATGGCTCTAAATGCGGCACTGGATGACGATACGATTGATTCGGTTATTGTTATATTAACTCCACAAGCCATGACCCAGCCTGCAGAAACAGCCAGAGCCATTATCAAAAATTTGAGGGGGAATAAGCCTGTATTAGCGGCGTTTATGGGTGGGGCGGATGTTATGCCTGCACGAGATGAATTGGTTTTAGCGAATTTGCCGGATTATCCATCGCCAGAACGGGCGGTGTATGCCTTAAAAGCCATGTGTGATTATTCTGCATGGAGACGCAGACCACCACGGGTTGTAATGCGTTTCCCTGTGAATCGTCGAAGGATAGAACGGATTATTCGTCGTCAAATGCGAGAAGGTAGCACCTTCATCAACGAAGTAGATGCTAAAGAGATTTTGCGGGCTTATGATTTTTATGTTCCACCGGGGGCATTGGCTCGGACAGATGAAGAAGCGGTGACCATTGCAGACCGAATTGGCTATCCTGTGGCAATGAAAATTGTTTCGCCGGATATTATTCATAAATCGGATATAGGCGGTGTCCGTCTGAATTTGTCCAATCCTGCTCAGGTGCGTGATGCCTTTGACTTAATGATGCTTCGTGTAACCCGCAAAATGCCGAATGCAAAAATTCAGGGTGTCTATGTAGAGAAGATGGCAAAACAAGGACGAGAGGTAATTTTAGGGATGCATCGAGACCCACAATTTGGACCTATGTTGATGTTCGGATTGGGAGGTATTTTTGTAGAGGTGATGAAGGATGTGAGTTTCTACCTTGCTCCTATAACAGAGGAAGAAGCCTTACAGATGCTTGTGGGAACTCGTTCTTATACTCTATTAAAAGGAACCCGTGGACAATCAGCCGTAGATGTCCACGCTATAGCCCAGGCTCTACAAAAGATGAGCCAATTAGCCACAGAATTTCCCGGTATCCATGAAATTGATATTAACCCGTTTATTGTTAGCGAAGTAGGAACTCCACCGACAGTAGCGGATGCCCGAATGATATTAGGAGGTCTTAATATAAGCCATGAGTAA
- a CDS encoding DNA methyltransferase → MNTANLKIETTTLWDFPTQNYGDKPHGDNKYPGVTPAFVIWNLLQRYTKEGDLVVDPMCGSGTTIDVCKEENRNCIGFDIVPYRDDIKQADARKLPLDNEQVDFIFIDSPYSDNIRYNDHPDNIGNISCEDPRFFEELEKVAKEIYRVLKPKKYVAWLIGDQAKKKKFVPVGFKIYSMLEKYFKPVDIVCVTRHNQTSNTPLWHGRARKYNFYLRGFKYLIIMQKVKERNINVEQD, encoded by the coding sequence ATGAACACAGCAAATCTAAAAATTGAAACTACCACGCTTTGGGACTTTCCTACGCAAAATTATGGAGATAAACCACACGGGGACAATAAGTATCCTGGAGTTACACCTGCTTTTGTTATCTGGAATTTATTACAGAGATATACAAAAGAAGGGGACTTAGTAGTAGACCCTATGTGTGGCAGTGGAACCACTATAGATGTTTGTAAGGAAGAAAATAGAAATTGTATTGGTTTTGATATAGTCCCTTATAGAGATGATATAAAACAAGCAGATGCGAGAAAATTACCATTAGATAACGAACAAGTAGATTTTATCTTTATAGATTCTCCGTATTCAGACAACATAAGATATAATGACCATCCAGATAATATTGGAAATATATCTTGTGAGGACCCAAGATTTTTTGAAGAATTAGAAAAGGTGGCAAAAGAAATATATCGTGTTTTGAAACCAAAGAAATATGTTGCCTGGCTTATTGGGGACCAGGCAAAAAAAAAGAAATTTGTTCCAGTCGGATTTAAAATATATTCTATGTTAGAAAAATACTTTAAACCTGTGGATATTGTTTGTGTGACCAGACATAATCAGACATCAAATACCCCTCTTTGGCATGGGAGAGCAAGAAAATATAATTTTTATTTAAGAGGTTTCAAGTATCTAATAATAATGCAGAAGGTAAAAGAACGAAATATTAATGTAGAACAAGATTAG
- a CDS encoding NAD-dependent epimerase/dehydratase family protein, translated as MSKVIVTGGAGFIGSHVVDILLENHHEVLVLDNLSSGNQKNLNLKAKFIKMDICSEQIDTIFNEFRPDFVAHLAAQIDVRKSVTDPIFDATVNILGGINLLNSAVKYGIKKFIFSSTGGAIYGESEVLPVPETYLPKPMSPYGTSKLAFEHYLGLYQRLHGLNYLILRLPNVYGPRQSPEGEAGVCSILTGLMLKGKKPVLYGYGTPQRDYVFVKDIARAFLLGLGKGVNETVNLGSAKGTTVREIFDIIANTVGYNEEPELAPLRPGEVQTIFITGDKAYKVLGWQPQIDLKSGLIQTVEFIRDNS; from the coding sequence ATGTCAAAAGTGATTGTTACAGGTGGAGCAGGATTTATTGGCTCGCATGTTGTTGATATATTGCTTGAAAATCATCATGAGGTTCTTGTCCTTGATAACTTGAGTTCGGGAAATCAGAAAAATTTAAATCTGAAGGCTAAATTTATCAAAATGGATATATGTTCAGAGCAGATAGATACGATATTTAACGAATTTCGTCCGGATTTCGTAGCACATTTAGCGGCTCAAATTGATGTCCGAAAAAGCGTAACCGACCCGATATTTGATGCAACAGTTAATATATTAGGTGGGATTAATCTGCTTAATAGTGCTGTGAAATATGGCATAAAAAAATTCATTTTTTCATCTACAGGTGGTGCCATATATGGTGAATCGGAAGTTTTGCCTGTGCCAGAAACTTATTTACCCAAACCGATGTCCCCTTACGGAACAAGCAAATTAGCCTTTGAACATTATTTAGGCTTATACCAGCGACTGCATGGGTTAAACTATCTTATTTTGCGTTTACCCAATGTATACGGACCGCGTCAAAGCCCGGAGGGTGAAGCCGGCGTATGCTCCATACTTACAGGTCTTATGTTAAAAGGGAAAAAGCCTGTTTTATATGGTTATGGCACACCTCAACGCGATTATGTTTTTGTAAAAGATATAGCACGAGCGTTTTTGTTAGGGCTGGGAAAAGGGGTGAATGAAACAGTTAATTTAGGTTCGGCGAAGGGAACAACAGTTCGCGAAATTTTTGATATTATCGCAAATACTGTGGGTTATAACGAAGAACCCGAATTGGCACCGCTTCGACCGGGAGAAGTCCAAACTATCTTCATTACAGGCGATAAAGCATATAAAGTTTTAGGCTGGCAACCTCAAATAGACCTTAAATCAGGCTTAATCCAAACGGTAGAATTTATAAGAGATAATAGTTAG
- a CDS encoding glycine hydroxymethyltransferase, whose protein sequence is MIHPSIIEYIGSTPPDKLDSGFLGYLCNLAEVAKVSPQVAAGIVQELIDQRSNLKLIASENYCSLSTQFAMANLLTDKYAEGIPYQRFYEGCGNVDIIEAVACEQAKKLFNAEHAYVQPHSGADANLVAYWAILSARIEAPELEQLDIKDPSKVTQEQWQKIREKMGNQRLLGMDYYSGGHLTHGYRRNISGKMFDAYSYTVRRDTGLLDYAEIEKMAKEIKPLILLAGYSAYPRKINFACLREIADKVGAVLMVDMAHFAGLVAGKVFQGEYDPVAHAHIVTSTTHKTLRGPRGGIILCKKEFAEFVDKGCPLVLGGPLPHVLAAKAIAFTEANRPEFCDYARQIVRNAQILAESLKNEGLIVATGGTDNHLMLLNVQESHGLTGRQAAGALRACGITLNFNSLPFDPNGPLITSGLRLGTPAVTTLGMGGIEMKEIASIIKNVLDATKPEILSEGANAGKPSKRNFVLDASVQKQQKARVLELLQQYPVYPNLDLDLIEKYFLPQEAK, encoded by the coding sequence ATGATACATCCATCTATTATTGAGTATATTGGTTCTACTCCGCCGGATAAATTGGATTCAGGATTTTTAGGTTACTTATGTAATCTGGCAGAAGTAGCAAAAGTATCACCACAGGTAGCTGCAGGGATAGTGCAGGAGTTGATAGACCAGCGGAGTAACTTGAAATTAATAGCAAGTGAAAACTATTGCTCCTTATCAACCCAGTTTGCCATGGCGAATTTATTAACCGATAAATATGCGGAAGGAATTCCCTACCAACGGTTTTATGAGGGTTGTGGCAATGTAGATATAATTGAGGCGGTTGCTTGTGAACAGGCGAAAAAACTTTTTAATGCAGAGCATGCGTATGTCCAACCTCACAGTGGTGCCGATGCAAATTTGGTGGCATATTGGGCTATATTGTCTGCGCGAATTGAGGCACCAGAGCTGGAACAATTGGATATAAAAGACCCTTCGAAAGTTACGCAGGAACAGTGGCAAAAAATTCGTGAAAAGATGGGTAACCAAAGACTGTTAGGAATGGATTATTATTCTGGTGGACATCTCACTCATGGTTACCGACGGAATATTTCGGGAAAGATGTTCGATGCTTATTCTTATACAGTCCGTCGAGATACGGGGCTTCTGGATTATGCAGAAATAGAGAAGATGGCAAAGGAAATAAAACCGCTTATTCTACTGGCGGGTTATAGTGCCTACCCGCGTAAAATTAATTTTGCATGTTTGCGAGAAATAGCCGATAAGGTAGGTGCCGTGCTGATGGTGGATATGGCTCATTTTGCTGGACTGGTGGCAGGAAAGGTTTTTCAAGGGGAATATGACCCGGTGGCACATGCACATATTGTTACATCCACAACTCATAAAACTCTGCGTGGCCCCCGAGGTGGAATTATACTTTGTAAGAAAGAATTCGCTGAATTTGTAGATAAAGGTTGTCCATTAGTTTTAGGAGGTCCTTTGCCCCATGTTCTTGCTGCCAAAGCAATTGCCTTTACAGAGGCGAACCGTCCTGAGTTTTGCGATTATGCACGACAAATTGTTCGTAATGCTCAAATACTTGCAGAATCTCTGAAAAACGAAGGATTGATTGTTGCCACAGGTGGAACAGATAATCATTTAATGTTACTCAATGTTCAGGAAAGTCATGGCTTAACTGGCAGACAAGCCGCAGGGGCGTTAAGAGCCTGTGGAATTACGCTAAACTTCAATTCCTTGCCCTTTGACCCCAACGGACCTTTAATCACAAGTGGACTTCGATTAGGAACTCCTGCCGTAACTACTTTGGGTATGGGTGGTATAGAAATGAAGGAAATAGCATCTATCATTAAAAATGTTTTAGATGCTACAAAACCAGAAATTCTGAGTGAAGGAGCTAATGCCGGCAAACCGTCCAAGAGAAATTTTGTGTTAGATGCCTCTGTTCAGAAGCAGCAAAAAGCAAGGGTGTTGGAATTATTACAACAGTATCCTGTGTATCCAAATCTGGATTTAGACCTTATTGAGAAGTATTTCCTGCCACAGGAAGCCAAATAG
- a CDS encoding right-handed parallel beta-helix repeat-containing protein, whose product MNRKSLFLARIFMLGVCAFLFAGIGYLSHADEIPPQKMICVLPINDSENEVDKGTFFDTFQDALSYIKELKKNDKLPEKGIKIVLRKGEYKISDSVVFKKEHSGEEGKPIIITAENKTESTISGGIQIKNFKKLSEGNYRDRIKKEVLEKLYVADLKEYGLKSLPPLKLGGHGSLELRQKDRGYKGHTAFPYVEVFFNGEAMTLAKYPNDGFLHVAGIEGETAERLSGFSTMTNVKIKTDNCPLTSWTKEPNVLLHGYWHYDWSDSYENVAAIDPDKREIKLAHSASAYGYKAGARFYALNLLCELDQPGEWYLDRQNMLLYFYPPAPMEKAQIEFSWFEGPMFVFENASHIYVEGLHFKLSSGNLIVISEGEDIRILGCSFTHSGGYGVAIDGGKNHCVQSCDFVTLGKGGVFLRGGDRKTLTPSGFKIDNCYFYDLARVDHTYNPAVYGEGVGHVVSHNFVHKNPSSAFRMDGNDIIVEYNEVCDVVLESDDQGGLDTYGNPTYRGMIYRYNYWHHIGNWDKPGLPLQGGVRLDYPISGVKIYGNIFYKACAKDGIFGGVQVNGGKDNIIENNIFADCFIGVTFQTCTEEEWQNTVNDALNKPDIDYNLYVQRYPEMAHIYEDRNKNTVQRNIFWKCNEVMRKMETSQIIFENNLTTTDNALFPHSAQGNFEINNNILTSSNFNFDPIPFPQIGLYRDKYREVIPMETINNIRKK is encoded by the coding sequence ATGAATCGAAAATCTCTTTTCCTTGCTCGTATTTTTATGTTAGGGGTTTGTGCATTTTTATTCGCAGGAATCGGATACCTCTCTCATGCCGATGAGATACCCCCACAAAAAATGATATGCGTTTTACCTATAAATGATAGCGAAAATGAGGTTGATAAAGGGACATTTTTTGATACATTTCAAGATGCACTTAGTTATATAAAGGAGCTAAAAAAGAACGATAAACTTCCTGAAAAAGGCATTAAAATTGTTCTACGAAAAGGGGAATATAAAATATCCGATAGCGTGGTTTTTAAGAAAGAGCATAGCGGAGAAGAAGGAAAACCAATTATTATTACCGCAGAAAACAAAACGGAAAGCACAATCAGCGGTGGAATTCAAATAAAGAATTTCAAGAAATTAAGCGAAGGGAATTATCGCGATAGGATTAAGAAGGAAGTATTAGAAAAACTTTATGTGGCAGATTTGAAAGAGTATGGATTGAAGTCACTTCCTCCGTTAAAATTGGGTGGACATGGAAGTTTGGAATTACGACAGAAGGACCGCGGTTATAAAGGGCATACTGCTTTTCCGTATGTGGAGGTGTTTTTCAACGGAGAGGCTATGACATTGGCAAAGTATCCGAATGACGGTTTCCTTCATGTCGCAGGAATTGAAGGAGAAACAGCAGAGCGATTATCGGGCTTCTCTACAATGACAAATGTTAAAATAAAAACAGATAATTGCCCGCTTACAAGTTGGACAAAAGAGCCTAATGTACTATTGCATGGATATTGGCATTACGATTGGTCGGATTCCTATGAAAATGTGGCTGCGATTGACCCAGATAAAAGAGAGATAAAACTGGCTCATTCCGCCTCGGCTTACGGATATAAGGCAGGAGCAAGATTTTATGCACTCAACCTTTTATGCGAATTAGACCAGCCAGGCGAATGGTATCTTGACCGACAAAACATGCTCCTATACTTTTATCCGCCAGCACCTATGGAGAAAGCCCAGATAGAGTTTTCATGGTTTGAGGGACCTATGTTTGTATTTGAAAATGCAAGCCATATCTATGTTGAAGGATTACATTTTAAGTTGAGTTCTGGAAACTTAATTGTGATTTCAGAGGGAGAGGATATTCGAATATTGGGTTGCTCTTTTACCCATAGTGGCGGTTACGGAGTTGCCATTGATGGTGGGAAAAACCATTGCGTTCAATCTTGCGATTTCGTAACGCTGGGCAAAGGGGGCGTCTTCCTGCGAGGTGGTGACAGAAAAACCTTGACGCCGAGTGGGTTTAAGATAGATAACTGTTACTTTTACGACCTGGCTCGTGTTGACCACACTTATAACCCGGCAGTATACGGAGAGGGAGTTGGGCATGTAGTCTCCCATAACTTTGTGCATAAAAATCCGAGCAGTGCCTTCCGTATGGATGGCAATGACATCATTGTTGAATACAACGAAGTTTGCGATGTTGTTTTGGAATCCGATGATCAGGGCGGATTGGATACTTACGGAAACCCAACTTATCGCGGTATGATATATCGCTATAACTACTGGCACCACATCGGAAATTGGGACAAACCCGGATTACCCTTACAGGGAGGCGTTCGTCTGGATTACCCCATATCCGGTGTGAAGATTTACGGAAATATATTCTACAAGGCATGTGCCAAAGACGGTATTTTCGGTGGAGTTCAGGTCAACGGCGGTAAAGACAATATAATAGAGAATAACATCTTTGCGGACTGCTTTATCGGCGTAACCTTTCAAACCTGCACAGAAGAAGAATGGCAAAACACCGTAAATGATGCACTCAACAAACCCGATATAGATTACAACCTTTATGTGCAAAGATACCCCGAAATGGCACATATCTACGAAGACCGAAACAAAAATACCGTGCAAAGAAACATATTCTGGAAATGCAACGAAGTGATGAGAAAAATGGAAACATCCCAGATTATCTTCGAGAACAACCTGACCACCACCGACAATGCTCTATTCCCCCACTCCGCCCAAGGCAACTTCGAGATAAACAACAACATACTAACCTCCTCAAACTTCAACTTCGACCCCATCCCCTTCCCCCAAATCGGATTGTACAGAGACAAATATAGAGAAGTAATTCCAATGGAAACCATCAACAACATCAGAAAGAAGTAA